The following proteins come from a genomic window of Oncorhynchus clarkii lewisi isolate Uvic-CL-2024 chromosome 23, UVic_Ocla_1.0, whole genome shotgun sequence:
- the LOC139382029 gene encoding serine/threonine-protein phosphatase 4 regulatory subunit 3-like isoform X2, producing MSDTRRRVKVYTLNEDRQWDDRGTGHVSSTFVERLKGISLLVRAESDGSLLLESKISPNTAYQKQQDTLIVWSEAENYDLALSFQEKAGCDEIWEKICQVQGKDPALEITQDPIDESEEERFEEMPETSHLVELPPCELARLEEIADLVTSVLSSPIRREKLALALMSEGYMKKLLQLFQVCEDLDNREGLHHLYEIVRGVLFLNKAALFEVMFSDDCIMDVVGCLEFDPSLVQPKKHREFLTKTAKFKEVIPITDSELRQKIHQTYRVQYIQDIILPTPSVFEENFLSTLTSFIFFNKVEIVSMLQEDEKFLTEVFAQLTDEATEDGKRRELVNFFKEFCAFSQTLQPQNRDAFFKTLANLGILPALEIVMGMDDLQVRAAATDIFSYLVEFSPSMVREFVMQEPQQTDDDVLLINVVIKQMICDSDPELGGAVQLMGLLRTLIDPENMLAPTNKTEKTEFLSFFYKYCMQVLTVPLLASTVDEKNCKDLQEGSTKINPVCPDNFQTAQLLALILELLTFCVEHHTYHIKTYIMNKDLLRRVLVLMNSKHTFLALCALRFMRRIIGQKDEYYNRYIVKGNLFEPVINTLLDNGTRYNLLNSAIIELFEFIKVEDIKSLIAHIIDNYYKALESIEYVQTFKGLKGRYEQEKDRQTLRLNRYRRDARTLDEDEDEEMWFNEDGEAIEKSRPEEEFPESFGKYMEAKKVKESDNKENFPKRTPTGSFKFTFSHSAGAANGTNGANCKPATSPTSAASPNGSPAKSATPPATPVVKVSFPCQLPF from the exons ATGTCGGATACTCGGCGGCGTGTGAAAGTATATACGCTGAATGAAGACCGACAGTGGGATGATAGGGGCACAGGACATGTCTCGTCTACCTTTGTCGAACGACTGAAGGGAATATCATTATTAGTTCGGGCCGAATCCGACG GCTCACTTCTTCTGGAGTCTAAAATCAGCCCAAATACTGCATATCAGAAACAACAA GACACCCTGATTGTGTGGTCGGAAGCAGAGAACTATGATCTGGCCCTGAGTTTTCAGGAAAAAGCTGGCTGCGATGAAATCTGGGAAAAGATATGTCAG GTGCAAGGGAAAGACCCTGCGCTGGAGATCACCCAGGACCCCATCGATGAGTCTGAGGAGGAGCGCTTCGAGGAGATGccagagaccagccacctggtGGAGCTGCCTCCATGCGAGCTGGCCCGGCTGGAGGAGATCGCTGACCTTGTGACCTCTGTCCTGTCCTCGCCCATCCGCCGGGAGAAGCTGGCCCTGGCCCTTATGAGCGAAGGCTATATGAAGAAGCTGCTGCAGCTCTTCCAGGTGTGCGAGGACCTCGACAACCGGGAGGGCCTACACCACCTGTATGAGATTGTACGTGGAGTGTTGTTCCTCAACAAGGCGGCTCTATTCGAGGTCATGTTCTCGGACGACTGTATCATGGATGTGGTTGGCTGTCTGGAGTTTGATCCGTCGCTGGTGCAGCCTAAAAAGCACCGGGAGTTCCTCACCAAGACGGCCAAGTTCAAGGAGGTAATCCCCATCACGGACTCAGAGCTGCGGCAAAAGATACACCAGACGTACCGGGTGCAGTACATCCAGGACATCATCCTGCCCACACCTTCTGTCTTCGAGGAGAACTTCCTTTCCACCCTCACATCTTTTATTTTCTTCAACAAGGTGGAGATAGTCAGCATGCTGCAG GAGGATGAGAAGTTCCTAACTGAAGTCTTTGCACAGCTAACGGATGAAGCGACAGAAGACGGTAAAAGGCGGGAACTA GTGAACTTTTTCAAAGAATTTTGTGCTTTTTCACAAACCTTGCAACCGCAAAATAGAGATGCTTTCTTCAAGACTCTGGCGAATCTAGGCATTCTTCCTGCTCTTGAAATAGTCATG GGTATGGACGACTTGCAGGTGAGGGCTGCAGCCACAGATATCTTCTCCTATCTGGTGGAGTTCAGCCCCTCCATGGTCCGGGAGTTTGTTATGCAGGAGCCACAGCAGACTGATGAT GATGTGCTGCTGATCAACGTGGTGATAAAGCAGATGATATGTGACTCGGACCCTGAGTTGGGGGGTGCTGTGCAGCTTATGGGGCTTCTACGCACATTGATCGACCCAGAGAACATGCTGGCCCCCACCAAT AAAACAGAGAAGACTGAGTTCCTCAGCTTCTTCTACAAGTACTGCATGCAGGTCCTCACAGTCCCTCTATTGGCCAGCACTGTAGATGAGAAGAACTGTAAAG ATCTGCAAGAGGGGTCCACCAAGATCAACCCAGTGTGTCCTG ATAATTTCCAGACAGCCCAACTCCTGGCTTTGATACTGGAGCTGCTGACGTTCTGTGTAGAGCACCACACGTACCACATAAAGACCTACATTATGAACAAGGACCTGCTGCGACGGGTTCTGGTGCTAATGAACTCTAAACACACCTTCCTTGCGCTGT GTGCTCTGCGCTTCATGAGGAGGATAATTGGGCAGAAGGATGAGTACTACAACCGCTACATTGTCAAAGGGAACCTGTTTGAGCCAGTCATCAACACTCTGCTGGACAATGGAACTAGATACAACCTCTTAAACTCAGCCATCATTGAACTCTTTGAGTTCATCAAAGTG GAGGATATCAAGTCCCTCATAGCACACATTATAGACAACTACTACAAAGCACTTGAATCCATTGAATACGTCCAGACTTTTAAGGGCTTGAAGGGCAGATATGAGCAGGAGAAGGACCGACAGACTCTGAGACTCAACAG ATATCGTAGGGATGCCCGAACGCTGGACGAGGACGAGGATGAGGAAATGTGGTTCAATGAAGATGGAGAGGCTATTGAGAAAAGCAGGCCTGAGGAAGAGTTCCCAGAGAGCTTTGGAAAGTATATGGAAGCAAAAAAAG TTAAAGAGAGTGACAACAAAGAGAACTTCCCAAAGCGGACCCCAACTGGCAGCTTTAAGTTTACCTTCTCTCATTCTGCAGGGGCTGCCAACGGAACCAACGGTGCCAACTGCAAGCCAGCCACCTCTCCCACCTCCGCCGCCAGTCCTAACGGCTCCCCCGCCAAGTCGGCAACGCCACCTGCCACCCCGGTAGTCAAGGTGAGCTTTCCCTGTCAACTGCCATTCTAG
- the LOC139382029 gene encoding serine/threonine-protein phosphatase 4 regulatory subunit 3-like isoform X4: MSDTRRRVKVYTLNEDRQWDDRGTGHVSSTFVERLKGISLLVRAESDGSLLLESKISPNTAYQKQQDTLIVWSEAENYDLALSFQEKAGCDEIWEKICQVQGKDPALEITQDPIDESEEERFEEMPETSHLVELPPCELARLEEIADLVTSVLSSPIRREKLALALMSEGYMKKLLQLFQVCEDLDNREGLHHLYEIVRGVLFLNKAALFEVMFSDDCIMDVVGCLEFDPSLVQPKKHREFLTKTAKFKEVIPITDSELRQKIHQTYRVQYIQDIILPTPSVFEENFLSTLTSFIFFNKVEIVSMLQEDEKFLTEVFAQLTDEATEDGKRRELVNFFKEFCAFSQTLQPQNRDAFFKTLANLGILPALEIVMGMDDLQVRAAATDIFSYLVEFSPSMVREFVMQEPQQTDDDVLLINVVIKQMICDSDPELGGAVQLMGLLRTLIDPENMLAPTNKTEKTEFLSFFYKYCMQVLTVPLLASTVDEKNCKDLQEGSTKINPVCPDNFQTAQLLALILELLTFCVEHHTYHIKTYIMNKDLLRRVLVLMNSKHTFLALCALRFMRRIIGQKDEYYNRYIVKGNLFEPVINTLLDNGTRYNLLNSAIIELFEFIKVEDIKSLIAHIIDNYYKALESIEYVQTFKGLKGRYEQEKDRQTLRLNRYRRDARTLDEDEDEEMWFNEDGEAIEKSRPEEEFPESFGKYMEAKKGAANGTNGANCKPATSPTSAASPNGSPAKSATPPATPVVKVSFPCQLPF, encoded by the exons ATGTCGGATACTCGGCGGCGTGTGAAAGTATATACGCTGAATGAAGACCGACAGTGGGATGATAGGGGCACAGGACATGTCTCGTCTACCTTTGTCGAACGACTGAAGGGAATATCATTATTAGTTCGGGCCGAATCCGACG GCTCACTTCTTCTGGAGTCTAAAATCAGCCCAAATACTGCATATCAGAAACAACAA GACACCCTGATTGTGTGGTCGGAAGCAGAGAACTATGATCTGGCCCTGAGTTTTCAGGAAAAAGCTGGCTGCGATGAAATCTGGGAAAAGATATGTCAG GTGCAAGGGAAAGACCCTGCGCTGGAGATCACCCAGGACCCCATCGATGAGTCTGAGGAGGAGCGCTTCGAGGAGATGccagagaccagccacctggtGGAGCTGCCTCCATGCGAGCTGGCCCGGCTGGAGGAGATCGCTGACCTTGTGACCTCTGTCCTGTCCTCGCCCATCCGCCGGGAGAAGCTGGCCCTGGCCCTTATGAGCGAAGGCTATATGAAGAAGCTGCTGCAGCTCTTCCAGGTGTGCGAGGACCTCGACAACCGGGAGGGCCTACACCACCTGTATGAGATTGTACGTGGAGTGTTGTTCCTCAACAAGGCGGCTCTATTCGAGGTCATGTTCTCGGACGACTGTATCATGGATGTGGTTGGCTGTCTGGAGTTTGATCCGTCGCTGGTGCAGCCTAAAAAGCACCGGGAGTTCCTCACCAAGACGGCCAAGTTCAAGGAGGTAATCCCCATCACGGACTCAGAGCTGCGGCAAAAGATACACCAGACGTACCGGGTGCAGTACATCCAGGACATCATCCTGCCCACACCTTCTGTCTTCGAGGAGAACTTCCTTTCCACCCTCACATCTTTTATTTTCTTCAACAAGGTGGAGATAGTCAGCATGCTGCAG GAGGATGAGAAGTTCCTAACTGAAGTCTTTGCACAGCTAACGGATGAAGCGACAGAAGACGGTAAAAGGCGGGAACTA GTGAACTTTTTCAAAGAATTTTGTGCTTTTTCACAAACCTTGCAACCGCAAAATAGAGATGCTTTCTTCAAGACTCTGGCGAATCTAGGCATTCTTCCTGCTCTTGAAATAGTCATG GGTATGGACGACTTGCAGGTGAGGGCTGCAGCCACAGATATCTTCTCCTATCTGGTGGAGTTCAGCCCCTCCATGGTCCGGGAGTTTGTTATGCAGGAGCCACAGCAGACTGATGAT GATGTGCTGCTGATCAACGTGGTGATAAAGCAGATGATATGTGACTCGGACCCTGAGTTGGGGGGTGCTGTGCAGCTTATGGGGCTTCTACGCACATTGATCGACCCAGAGAACATGCTGGCCCCCACCAAT AAAACAGAGAAGACTGAGTTCCTCAGCTTCTTCTACAAGTACTGCATGCAGGTCCTCACAGTCCCTCTATTGGCCAGCACTGTAGATGAGAAGAACTGTAAAG ATCTGCAAGAGGGGTCCACCAAGATCAACCCAGTGTGTCCTG ATAATTTCCAGACAGCCCAACTCCTGGCTTTGATACTGGAGCTGCTGACGTTCTGTGTAGAGCACCACACGTACCACATAAAGACCTACATTATGAACAAGGACCTGCTGCGACGGGTTCTGGTGCTAATGAACTCTAAACACACCTTCCTTGCGCTGT GTGCTCTGCGCTTCATGAGGAGGATAATTGGGCAGAAGGATGAGTACTACAACCGCTACATTGTCAAAGGGAACCTGTTTGAGCCAGTCATCAACACTCTGCTGGACAATGGAACTAGATACAACCTCTTAAACTCAGCCATCATTGAACTCTTTGAGTTCATCAAAGTG GAGGATATCAAGTCCCTCATAGCACACATTATAGACAACTACTACAAAGCACTTGAATCCATTGAATACGTCCAGACTTTTAAGGGCTTGAAGGGCAGATATGAGCAGGAGAAGGACCGACAGACTCTGAGACTCAACAG ATATCGTAGGGATGCCCGAACGCTGGACGAGGACGAGGATGAGGAAATGTGGTTCAATGAAGATGGAGAGGCTATTGAGAAAAGCAGGCCTGAGGAAGAGTTCCCAGAGAGCTTTGGAAAGTATATGGAAGCAAAAAAAG GGGCTGCCAACGGAACCAACGGTGCCAACTGCAAGCCAGCCACCTCTCCCACCTCCGCCGCCAGTCCTAACGGCTCCCCCGCCAAGTCGGCAACGCCACCTGCCACCCCGGTAGTCAAGGTGAGCTTTCCCTGTCAACTGCCATTCTAG
- the LOC139382029 gene encoding serine/threonine-protein phosphatase 4 regulatory subunit 3-like isoform X1, with amino-acid sequence MSDTRRRVKVYTLNEDRQWDDRGTGHVSSTFVERLKGISLLVRAESDGSLLLESKISPNTAYQKQQDTLIVWSEAENYDLALSFQEKAGCDEIWEKICQVQGKDPALEITQDPIDESEEERFEEMPETSHLVELPPCELARLEEIADLVTSVLSSPIRREKLALALMSEGYMKKLLQLFQVCEDLDNREGLHHLYEIVRGVLFLNKAALFEVMFSDDCIMDVVGCLEFDPSLVQPKKHREFLTKTAKFKEVIPITDSELRQKIHQTYRVQYIQDIILPTPSVFEENFLSTLTSFIFFNKVEIVSMLQEDEKFLTEVFAQLTDEATEDGKRRELVNFFKEFCAFSQTLQPQNRDAFFKTLANLGILPALEIVMGMDDLQVRAAATDIFSYLVEFSPSMVREFVMQEPQQTDDDVLLINVVIKQMICDSDPELGGAVQLMGLLRTLIDPENMLAPTNKTEKTEFLSFFYKYCMQVLTVPLLASTVDEKNCKDLQEGSTKINPVCPDNFQTAQLLALILELLTFCVEHHTYHIKTYIMNKDLLRRVLVLMNSKHTFLALCALRFMRRIIGQKDEYYNRYIVKGNLFEPVINTLLDNGTRYNLLNSAIIELFEFIKVEDIKSLIAHIIDNYYKALESIEYVQTFKGLKGRYEQEKDRQTLRLNRYRRDARTLDEDEDEEMWFNEDGEAIEKSRPEEEFPESFGKYMEAKKVKESDNKENFPKRTPTGSFKFTFSHSAGAANGTNGANCKPATSPTSAASPNGSPAKSATPPATPVVKTAMVGLVDYPDDEDEEDEDEEQSPRKRPRLGS; translated from the exons ATGTCGGATACTCGGCGGCGTGTGAAAGTATATACGCTGAATGAAGACCGACAGTGGGATGATAGGGGCACAGGACATGTCTCGTCTACCTTTGTCGAACGACTGAAGGGAATATCATTATTAGTTCGGGCCGAATCCGACG GCTCACTTCTTCTGGAGTCTAAAATCAGCCCAAATACTGCATATCAGAAACAACAA GACACCCTGATTGTGTGGTCGGAAGCAGAGAACTATGATCTGGCCCTGAGTTTTCAGGAAAAAGCTGGCTGCGATGAAATCTGGGAAAAGATATGTCAG GTGCAAGGGAAAGACCCTGCGCTGGAGATCACCCAGGACCCCATCGATGAGTCTGAGGAGGAGCGCTTCGAGGAGATGccagagaccagccacctggtGGAGCTGCCTCCATGCGAGCTGGCCCGGCTGGAGGAGATCGCTGACCTTGTGACCTCTGTCCTGTCCTCGCCCATCCGCCGGGAGAAGCTGGCCCTGGCCCTTATGAGCGAAGGCTATATGAAGAAGCTGCTGCAGCTCTTCCAGGTGTGCGAGGACCTCGACAACCGGGAGGGCCTACACCACCTGTATGAGATTGTACGTGGAGTGTTGTTCCTCAACAAGGCGGCTCTATTCGAGGTCATGTTCTCGGACGACTGTATCATGGATGTGGTTGGCTGTCTGGAGTTTGATCCGTCGCTGGTGCAGCCTAAAAAGCACCGGGAGTTCCTCACCAAGACGGCCAAGTTCAAGGAGGTAATCCCCATCACGGACTCAGAGCTGCGGCAAAAGATACACCAGACGTACCGGGTGCAGTACATCCAGGACATCATCCTGCCCACACCTTCTGTCTTCGAGGAGAACTTCCTTTCCACCCTCACATCTTTTATTTTCTTCAACAAGGTGGAGATAGTCAGCATGCTGCAG GAGGATGAGAAGTTCCTAACTGAAGTCTTTGCACAGCTAACGGATGAAGCGACAGAAGACGGTAAAAGGCGGGAACTA GTGAACTTTTTCAAAGAATTTTGTGCTTTTTCACAAACCTTGCAACCGCAAAATAGAGATGCTTTCTTCAAGACTCTGGCGAATCTAGGCATTCTTCCTGCTCTTGAAATAGTCATG GGTATGGACGACTTGCAGGTGAGGGCTGCAGCCACAGATATCTTCTCCTATCTGGTGGAGTTCAGCCCCTCCATGGTCCGGGAGTTTGTTATGCAGGAGCCACAGCAGACTGATGAT GATGTGCTGCTGATCAACGTGGTGATAAAGCAGATGATATGTGACTCGGACCCTGAGTTGGGGGGTGCTGTGCAGCTTATGGGGCTTCTACGCACATTGATCGACCCAGAGAACATGCTGGCCCCCACCAAT AAAACAGAGAAGACTGAGTTCCTCAGCTTCTTCTACAAGTACTGCATGCAGGTCCTCACAGTCCCTCTATTGGCCAGCACTGTAGATGAGAAGAACTGTAAAG ATCTGCAAGAGGGGTCCACCAAGATCAACCCAGTGTGTCCTG ATAATTTCCAGACAGCCCAACTCCTGGCTTTGATACTGGAGCTGCTGACGTTCTGTGTAGAGCACCACACGTACCACATAAAGACCTACATTATGAACAAGGACCTGCTGCGACGGGTTCTGGTGCTAATGAACTCTAAACACACCTTCCTTGCGCTGT GTGCTCTGCGCTTCATGAGGAGGATAATTGGGCAGAAGGATGAGTACTACAACCGCTACATTGTCAAAGGGAACCTGTTTGAGCCAGTCATCAACACTCTGCTGGACAATGGAACTAGATACAACCTCTTAAACTCAGCCATCATTGAACTCTTTGAGTTCATCAAAGTG GAGGATATCAAGTCCCTCATAGCACACATTATAGACAACTACTACAAAGCACTTGAATCCATTGAATACGTCCAGACTTTTAAGGGCTTGAAGGGCAGATATGAGCAGGAGAAGGACCGACAGACTCTGAGACTCAACAG ATATCGTAGGGATGCCCGAACGCTGGACGAGGACGAGGATGAGGAAATGTGGTTCAATGAAGATGGAGAGGCTATTGAGAAAAGCAGGCCTGAGGAAGAGTTCCCAGAGAGCTTTGGAAAGTATATGGAAGCAAAAAAAG TTAAAGAGAGTGACAACAAAGAGAACTTCCCAAAGCGGACCCCAACTGGCAGCTTTAAGTTTACCTTCTCTCATTCTGCAGGGGCTGCCAACGGAACCAACGGTGCCAACTGCAAGCCAGCCACCTCTCCCACCTCCGCCGCCAGTCCTAACGGCTCCCCCGCCAAGTCGGCAACGCCACCTGCCACCCCGGTAGTCAAG ACTGCGATGGTCGGCCTTGTAGACTACCCTGATGATGAAGACGAGGAGGACGAAGATGAAGAGCAGTCCCCACGGAAACGGCCCCGTCTGGGCTCATAA
- the LOC139382029 gene encoding serine/threonine-protein phosphatase 4 regulatory subunit 3-like isoform X3 — MSDTRRRVKVYTLNEDRQWDDRGTGHVSSTFVERLKGISLLVRAESDGSLLLESKISPNTAYQKQQDTLIVWSEAENYDLALSFQEKAGCDEIWEKICQVQGKDPALEITQDPIDESEEERFEEMPETSHLVELPPCELARLEEIADLVTSVLSSPIRREKLALALMSEGYMKKLLQLFQVCEDLDNREGLHHLYEIVRGVLFLNKAALFEVMFSDDCIMDVVGCLEFDPSLVQPKKHREFLTKTAKFKEVIPITDSELRQKIHQTYRVQYIQDIILPTPSVFEENFLSTLTSFIFFNKVEIVSMLQEDEKFLTEVFAQLTDEATEDGKRRELVNFFKEFCAFSQTLQPQNRDAFFKTLANLGILPALEIVMGMDDLQVRAAATDIFSYLVEFSPSMVREFVMQEPQQTDDDVLLINVVIKQMICDSDPELGGAVQLMGLLRTLIDPENMLAPTNKTEKTEFLSFFYKYCMQVLTVPLLASTVDEKNCKDLQEGSTKINPVCPDNFQTAQLLALILELLTFCVEHHTYHIKTYIMNKDLLRRVLVLMNSKHTFLALCALRFMRRIIGQKDEYYNRYIVKGNLFEPVINTLLDNGTRYNLLNSAIIELFEFIKVEDIKSLIAHIIDNYYKALESIEYVQTFKGLKGRYEQEKDRQTLRLNRYRRDARTLDEDEDEEMWFNEDGEAIEKSRPEEEFPESFGKYMEAKKGAANGTNGANCKPATSPTSAASPNGSPAKSATPPATPVVKTAMVGLVDYPDDEDEEDEDEEQSPRKRPRLGS, encoded by the exons ATGTCGGATACTCGGCGGCGTGTGAAAGTATATACGCTGAATGAAGACCGACAGTGGGATGATAGGGGCACAGGACATGTCTCGTCTACCTTTGTCGAACGACTGAAGGGAATATCATTATTAGTTCGGGCCGAATCCGACG GCTCACTTCTTCTGGAGTCTAAAATCAGCCCAAATACTGCATATCAGAAACAACAA GACACCCTGATTGTGTGGTCGGAAGCAGAGAACTATGATCTGGCCCTGAGTTTTCAGGAAAAAGCTGGCTGCGATGAAATCTGGGAAAAGATATGTCAG GTGCAAGGGAAAGACCCTGCGCTGGAGATCACCCAGGACCCCATCGATGAGTCTGAGGAGGAGCGCTTCGAGGAGATGccagagaccagccacctggtGGAGCTGCCTCCATGCGAGCTGGCCCGGCTGGAGGAGATCGCTGACCTTGTGACCTCTGTCCTGTCCTCGCCCATCCGCCGGGAGAAGCTGGCCCTGGCCCTTATGAGCGAAGGCTATATGAAGAAGCTGCTGCAGCTCTTCCAGGTGTGCGAGGACCTCGACAACCGGGAGGGCCTACACCACCTGTATGAGATTGTACGTGGAGTGTTGTTCCTCAACAAGGCGGCTCTATTCGAGGTCATGTTCTCGGACGACTGTATCATGGATGTGGTTGGCTGTCTGGAGTTTGATCCGTCGCTGGTGCAGCCTAAAAAGCACCGGGAGTTCCTCACCAAGACGGCCAAGTTCAAGGAGGTAATCCCCATCACGGACTCAGAGCTGCGGCAAAAGATACACCAGACGTACCGGGTGCAGTACATCCAGGACATCATCCTGCCCACACCTTCTGTCTTCGAGGAGAACTTCCTTTCCACCCTCACATCTTTTATTTTCTTCAACAAGGTGGAGATAGTCAGCATGCTGCAG GAGGATGAGAAGTTCCTAACTGAAGTCTTTGCACAGCTAACGGATGAAGCGACAGAAGACGGTAAAAGGCGGGAACTA GTGAACTTTTTCAAAGAATTTTGTGCTTTTTCACAAACCTTGCAACCGCAAAATAGAGATGCTTTCTTCAAGACTCTGGCGAATCTAGGCATTCTTCCTGCTCTTGAAATAGTCATG GGTATGGACGACTTGCAGGTGAGGGCTGCAGCCACAGATATCTTCTCCTATCTGGTGGAGTTCAGCCCCTCCATGGTCCGGGAGTTTGTTATGCAGGAGCCACAGCAGACTGATGAT GATGTGCTGCTGATCAACGTGGTGATAAAGCAGATGATATGTGACTCGGACCCTGAGTTGGGGGGTGCTGTGCAGCTTATGGGGCTTCTACGCACATTGATCGACCCAGAGAACATGCTGGCCCCCACCAAT AAAACAGAGAAGACTGAGTTCCTCAGCTTCTTCTACAAGTACTGCATGCAGGTCCTCACAGTCCCTCTATTGGCCAGCACTGTAGATGAGAAGAACTGTAAAG ATCTGCAAGAGGGGTCCACCAAGATCAACCCAGTGTGTCCTG ATAATTTCCAGACAGCCCAACTCCTGGCTTTGATACTGGAGCTGCTGACGTTCTGTGTAGAGCACCACACGTACCACATAAAGACCTACATTATGAACAAGGACCTGCTGCGACGGGTTCTGGTGCTAATGAACTCTAAACACACCTTCCTTGCGCTGT GTGCTCTGCGCTTCATGAGGAGGATAATTGGGCAGAAGGATGAGTACTACAACCGCTACATTGTCAAAGGGAACCTGTTTGAGCCAGTCATCAACACTCTGCTGGACAATGGAACTAGATACAACCTCTTAAACTCAGCCATCATTGAACTCTTTGAGTTCATCAAAGTG GAGGATATCAAGTCCCTCATAGCACACATTATAGACAACTACTACAAAGCACTTGAATCCATTGAATACGTCCAGACTTTTAAGGGCTTGAAGGGCAGATATGAGCAGGAGAAGGACCGACAGACTCTGAGACTCAACAG ATATCGTAGGGATGCCCGAACGCTGGACGAGGACGAGGATGAGGAAATGTGGTTCAATGAAGATGGAGAGGCTATTGAGAAAAGCAGGCCTGAGGAAGAGTTCCCAGAGAGCTTTGGAAAGTATATGGAAGCAAAAAAAG GGGCTGCCAACGGAACCAACGGTGCCAACTGCAAGCCAGCCACCTCTCCCACCTCCGCCGCCAGTCCTAACGGCTCCCCCGCCAAGTCGGCAACGCCACCTGCCACCCCGGTAGTCAAG ACTGCGATGGTCGGCCTTGTAGACTACCCTGATGATGAAGACGAGGAGGACGAAGATGAAGAGCAGTCCCCACGGAAACGGCCCCGTCTGGGCTCATAA